One segment of Triticum aestivum cultivar Chinese Spring chromosome 2A, IWGSC CS RefSeq v2.1, whole genome shotgun sequence DNA contains the following:
- the LOC123191437 gene encoding protein SRG1-like, with the protein MEVEALNGSPSDSRWSKLMVSAAGDLTADMIERSSIEEYSSKLMKLAHSVANFIAKTLDVDPELLADKNVVQFVGMNYYPPCTLTPEKVLGFSPHSDGSFLTILLEVNSVQGLQIRRHGVWIPVNPRPYALLVNAGDLLEIITNGKYKSIEHRVTINAHNERLSISAFHVPKYDRIVSPLLGVTDEKVLYKITKVEEYSRLYLSKKLDGKRALDHVKLSQT; encoded by the exons ATGGAGGTGGAGGCGCTGAATGGCAGCCCGAGCGACAGCAGGTGGTCTAAACTCATGGTGTCCGCTGCCGGCGATCTGACGGCTGACATGATCGAACG GAGTTCCATTGAAGAATACTCTTCTAAATTGATGAAACTCGCTCATTCGGTTGCCAACTTCATAGCAAAAACACTAGATGTTGATCCTGAATTGCTGGCGGACAAAAATGTGGTCCAATTTGTTGGGATGAACTACTACCCTCCATGCACGTTGACACCCGAAAAGGTTTTAGGCTTCTCACCACATTCTGATGGGTCTTTCCTAACCATCCTACTAGAGGTCAATTCTGTTCAAGGCCTACAAATTAGGAGACATGGTGTATGGATCCCGGTGAATCCACGTCCCTATGCATTGTTGGTGAATGCGGGTGACCTTCTTGAG ATTATTACAAACGGGAAGTACAAGAGCATTGAGCATAGGGTCACAATAAATGCCCATAATGAACGCTTATCGATATCAGCGTTTCATGTCCCAAAGTATGATAGAATAGTTTCACCACTTTTGGGAGTTACAGATGAGAAGGTGCTATACAAGATAACAAAAGTGGAAGAGTATTCAAGACTTTATTTGTCAAAGAAACTAGACGGGAAGAGGGCACTAGATCATGTGAAGCTATCACAGACATAA
- the LOC100127087 gene encoding probable aquaporin PIP2-6 encodes MAKEVSEEPEHAAPAHKDYSDPPPAPLFDMGELRMWSFYRALIAEFVATLLFLYITVATVIGYKVQSAADPCGGVGVLGIAWAFGGMIFVLVYCTAGISGGHINPAVTFGLLLARKVSLLRAVMYIVAQCAGGIVGAGIVKGIMRDAYQANGGGANMVASGFSRGTALGAEIVGTFVLVYTVFSATDPKRSARDSHVPVLAPLPIGFAVFMVHLATIPITGTGINPARSLGAAVIYNKKAAWDNHWIFWVGPFVGALAAAAYHQYILRAAAIKALGSFRSSRSN; translated from the exons ATGGCCAAGGAGGTGAGCGAGGAGCCGGAGCACGCCGCGCCGGCGCACAAGGACTACTCcgacccgccgccggcgccgctctTCGACATGGGGGAGCTCCGGATGTGGTCCTTCTACCGGGCGCTCATCGCCGAGTTCGTCGCCACGCTGCTCTTCCTCTACATCACCGTCGCCACCGTCATCGGCTACAAGGTGCAGTCCGCGGCCGACCCGTGCGGCGGCGTCGGCGTGCTCGGCATCGCCTGGGCCTTCGGCGGCATGATCTTCGTCCTCGTCTACTGCACCGCCGGCATCTCGGGGGGCCACATCAACCCCGCGGTGACGTTCGGGCTGCTGCTGGCGCGCAAGGTGTCGCTGCTGCGCGCCGTGATGTACATCGTGGCGCAGTGCGCGGGCGGCATCGTGGGCGCCGGCATCGTCAAGGGCATCATGAGGGACGCGTACCAGGCCAACGGCGGCGGCGCCAACATGGTCGCCTCAGGGTTCTCCCGCGGCACGGCCCTCGGGGCGGAGATCGTCGGCACCTTCGTGCTCGTCTACACCGTCTTCTCCGCCACCGACCCCAAGCGCAGCGCCCGCGACTCCCACGTCCCCGTGCTCGCCCCGCTCCCCATCGGCTTCGCCGTCTTCATGGTGCACCTCGCCACCATCCCCATCACCGGCACCGGCATCAACCCCGCCAGGAGCCTCGGCGCCGCCGTCATCTACAACAAGAAGGCCGCATGGGACAACCAC TGGATCTTCTGGGTCGGCCCGTTCGTGggagcgctggcggcggcggcgtaccACCAGTACATCCTCCGGGCGGCGGCCATCAAGGCGCTCGGCTCCTTCCGGAGCAGCCGGAGCAACTGA